The sequence below is a genomic window from bacterium.
CATGGGGGTTGTCGCGACGGCCCTGGTCATTTCTCTCTTTTCCGGCGTGGAGGAGGCGTGGGCTGCCGTGAAACAAGGCTATGCGCTTACCCATCTGTCGGAGTACGTCAGCTGGCTGCTCCCGCCGATCGCGGTGCTTATCGCTATAGCTTTCTATGTAGCGTTTTCCGTCAGCGCCATAGGTTCGATCGGCCTTCGCAAACAACTGAGCCAGAGGATCAAGGCGGAGGAGAAGCTCAAACTTCTCTCCGGTGCGGTCGAGCAGAGCTCGGAGGGCATGGCTGTGAGCGATCTCGACGGCAAACTGGTCTTCGTGAACCGTGCGTTCGCCGCTATGCACGATTACACGCCGGATGAGCTCAGGGGAAAAGAACTGAAGATCCTTCATACGCCGGAGCAGTTTCGCGCTGTTCAGGATGCAAACCGTTTGCTCGTGGAGTGCGGCGTCTACGCCGGGGAGGTCTGGCACTTGAGGCGCAACGGCTCTTCGTTCCCCGCGTTTATGCACAACTCCGTCCTCCGGGCCGACGACGGCAGACCGATGGGCATGATAGCTACGATGCGCGACATCTCGGAGCAGAAGGAGGCCGAAGCCAAGTTGAAAGAATATTCGGAGAAACTTGAGCATATGGTTGAGGAGCGAACGAAGGAGCTGGACAGTGTGCGGGCGGGCCTGTTCGTCTCGGCCAAGCTCGCGGCCATGGGGCGCATGGGCGCAGGCATAGCGCATCAGCTCAACAGCCCGCTCTGCGGCGGCTTGCTCATGGTGGATTCGCTCATGGAGGACGCCGGCGATGATCCTGAGCGTCTAAGAAAGCTTGCCACGCTTCGGAAGTCCATGGAGGGCATGCGGGACGTGATCGAATGCATGCTCTCTCTTGCCATGGTCGGCCGGCTCGGAAAACCCACGGAGGCGGATGCAAACATCAACGACATTCTTCAGAAGATCATCGGTTTTGTCTCGCTGGAGACGCAGCAGCGCAAGATAGAGGTCAAAGCGTCGTACGACAGTTCCATTCCCAAGATAAAAGCGAGGGTGGGCGAGCTTGACCAGGTGTTCCTCAACATCATCAACAATGCCATCGATGCGATGGCGGATGGCGGCAGGCTCGGCGTGAAGACCATATATAATGAAGGGACGATATTCATAGATATCTCTGATACCGGCAAGGGCATAGCCCCTGAATATTTTAGCAGGCTCTTCGAGCCTTTCTTCACCACCAGCCAGGGAAAGAAGGGGCTTGGTCTGGGGCTCTCAATAGCCAGGGAGATAATCGAACGTTATGGTGGGGGTATCGCTGTGGAAAGCGAGCTGAGAAAGGGTAGTAAGTTTTCAATAACCCTGCCAGATACAAATCAATAATCTTATTGTAATACGCATTGTTAGGCGTATAAATATAATCCATTGCTTAATGGAGGATTCGTGAGTCTACAGCAGAGGATATTGGTGGTCGATGACGAACCCAGCATATGTGAGGGCGTGGCGAATATACTGTCCAACGCCGGGTTCGTCGTAAAGCAGGCTAGCTCCGGCGAAGAGGCGGTGCGGATGGCCGTCGGAGAGGAGTTCGATGTGGTCATCATGGACCTCATCATGCCCGGGATGGACGGGGCTGATGCGTGCGCTGAAATAATAAGGCTTAGGCCTGACATCAAGGTCATCGCCATATCCGGATCTCCCGTCGGCCAAGGCATGGACAAGTTCGTGCGCTCCGGGGGCGTAGAGCTCTTCCTGTATAAGCCGTTCGGCAAGAAGGAGTTGCTGGCAGGGGTGAACGACGCCATCCAATCCGCCAAATTTCATCGTTGATTTCATCGCAATATGTGCGTTAGACAAACACCTCGCTCCTGCGGCTGCACGCCGATGCAGGGCAGATTACTCATATCCGACAAAGGGTTAAGGAGGATTCTGTGAACAAATTCGAGACCAGGAACATCCGGAACCTTGCGCTGATCGGCGCCAAGGGAGTGGGCAAGACCACCTTTGTGGAGGGTGTGCTCTTCACGGTCAAAGCGACTACCCGAATGGGCCGCGTGAGCGAGGGTAACTCCATAATCGATTACGATCCGCTGGAGGTCGAGCGCCAGCAGACGATAAACTCAAAAATAGTGCCGTTCGAGTGGAAGAACGTAAAGATCAATCTCATGGACACCCCCGGCTATGCCGACTTCATCGGCGATGCGGTCGGTGCGATCAACGTGGCCGACATCGCGCTTTTCCTCGTCGATTCGGTCAACGGCGTCGAGATCCAGACGCAGCTCTTGAACGAATATGTGAAGAAGGCGGGGACGGCGACCGCTTTTTTCATCAACAAGGCTGACGCGGAGAGGGCGGACGTAGAGGCCGCGTTTGCGTCGATAAAGGAGAGGATCTCTTCGTCGGCGGTGTTGATGGAGTTGCCGATAGGCTCGGGCACCGGTTTCAAGGGGGTGGTCGACATACTCAAGATGAAGGCCTACGAGGGCGGGAAGGTCTCCGACGTTCCGGCGGATCTGGCGGCGAAGGCCAAGGAGAAACGAACCGCTCTCATCGAGGCGGTCGCCGAGACCAGCGAGGTCCTCCTCAACAAATACCTGGAATCAGGCGAGTTGTCGGAGGAAGAGATTAAGTCCGGCATCGTAAAGGGCATCGCCTCGGGTGCTCTCTCGCCCGTATTCATGGGCAGCGCCCACAGCGGCGCCGCGCTCGACGCCTTTCTCGACATGATTGCGGAAAACTTCCCCTCGCCTGCGGATATGCCGCCGGCGAAGGCAAAAAGGAAAGACGGTTCCGTCGTGGAGCTCAAGGCGGATGCGCGCGGTCCTCTGCTCGCCCGCGTCTTCAAGACCACGTCGGATCCCGGCATCGGTGACGTGTTCTACTTCCGCGTTTATTCAGGGACGGTGAAATCAGGCGATGACGTCTACAACGGAACGCAGAGCACTTCCGAGAGAATGGGCCATCTTTTCCAGATGCGCGGCAAGGAGCGGACGGAGACGGAGGAGGCGCCCGCGGGCGACATCGCGGCGATCGCGAAACTCAAGAGCACCAGGATCAACGACATATTCACGGTCAAGAACGATGCGCTGACGCTCGACCCGATCGCCTTCCCCATGCCGGTCGTGCCGATGGCGGTGATGCCGAAATCCAAGAAGGATCAGGACAAGCTGGGGATCGGGCTTTCGAAACTCACCGAGATCGATCCGACCTTCACCTATCATATCGACAAAGAGTTCTCTGAGACGATCGTCACGGCGATGGGGGAGGTCCAGATCGACGTGATGGTCAAGAGGCTCCATGATCGCTTCGGCGTCGAGGTCGATCTAGGCAAACCGCACATACCGTACAGGGAGCACATCACCAAGAAGTCCGAGAAGCAGGGCAAGCACAAGAAACAGTCGGGCGGCCACGGACAATACGGCGATTGCTGGCTTAGACTCGAGCCGTTGCCGTCTGGCGGAGGCTTTGAGTTCGTCGATGAGATCGTCGGCGGCGCGATTCCTGCAAAGTACGTCCTCGCCGTGGAGAAGGGCGTGCGTGAGTCCATGCAGAAGGGGACGCTCGCGGGTTATCCGGTAGTCGACATGCGCGTCACCGTCTACGACGGCTCCTATCACGACGTTGATTCCAGCGACATGTCGTTCCAGATAGCGGGTTCGCTTGCCTTCAAGAACGCGATGGCGGAGGCCGCGCCGCAGCTCCTTGAGCCGTATGTCGATCT
It includes:
- a CDS encoding ATP-binding protein, whose amino-acid sequence is MGVVATALVISLFSGVEEAWAAVKQGYALTHLSEYVSWLLPPIAVLIAIAFYVAFSVSAIGSIGLRKQLSQRIKAEEKLKLLSGAVEQSSEGMAVSDLDGKLVFVNRAFAAMHDYTPDELRGKELKILHTPEQFRAVQDANRLLVECGVYAGEVWHLRRNGSSFPAFMHNSVLRADDGRPMGMIATMRDISEQKEAEAKLKEYSEKLEHMVEERTKELDSVRAGLFVSAKLAAMGRMGAGIAHQLNSPLCGGLLMVDSLMEDAGDDPERLRKLATLRKSMEGMRDVIECMLSLAMVGRLGKPTEADANINDILQKIIGFVSLETQQRKIEVKASYDSSIPKIKARVGELDQVFLNIINNAIDAMADGGRLGVKTIYNEGTIFIDISDTGKGIAPEYFSRLFEPFFTTSQGKKGLGLGLSIAREIIERYGGGIAVESELRKGSKFSITLPDTNQ
- a CDS encoding response regulator codes for the protein MSLQQRILVVDDEPSICEGVANILSNAGFVVKQASSGEEAVRMAVGEEFDVVIMDLIMPGMDGADACAEIIRLRPDIKVIAISGSPVGQGMDKFVRSGGVELFLYKPFGKKELLAGVNDAIQSAKFHR
- the fusA gene encoding elongation factor G, producing MNKFETRNIRNLALIGAKGVGKTTFVEGVLFTVKATTRMGRVSEGNSIIDYDPLEVERQQTINSKIVPFEWKNVKINLMDTPGYADFIGDAVGAINVADIALFLVDSVNGVEIQTQLLNEYVKKAGTATAFFINKADAERADVEAAFASIKERISSSAVLMELPIGSGTGFKGVVDILKMKAYEGGKVSDVPADLAAKAKEKRTALIEAVAETSEVLLNKYLESGELSEEEIKSGIVKGIASGALSPVFMGSAHSGAALDAFLDMIAENFPSPADMPPAKAKRKDGSVVELKADARGPLLARVFKTTSDPGIGDVFYFRVYSGTVKSGDDVYNGTQSTSERMGHLFQMRGKERTETEEAPAGDIAAIAKLKSTRINDIFTVKNDALTLDPIAFPMPVVPMAVMPKSKKDQDKLGIGLSKLTEIDPTFTYHIDKEFSETIVTAMGEVQIDVMVKRLHDRFGVEVDLGKPHIPYREHITKKSEKQGKHKKQSGGHGQYGDCWLRLEPLPSGGGFEFVDEIVGGAIPAKYVLAVEKGVRESMQKGTLAGYPVVDMRVTVYDGSYHDVDSSDMSFQIAGSLAFKNAMAEAAPQLLEPYVDLEVYAPQEYMGDLSSDISQRRGRVSGMDSGMIKAKIPLAELYQYSAALKSITSGAGSYSMKFSHYEPIPAHISQKVIDETKKERELREKK